A genomic region of Podarcis raffonei isolate rPodRaf1 chromosome 13, rPodRaf1.pri, whole genome shotgun sequence contains the following coding sequences:
- the LOC128399819 gene encoding epididymal sperm-binding protein 1-like, translated as MAPVITFLTCTWALLPLLVASEAPPGCVLPFLFNGRYYSSCTTDGNPDQQLWCATTENHDKDRKWKPCALREYGGNSNGAECVFPFSYKGHTYYTCTNKFEIKGRYWCATTGSYDKDKKWSFCADTRLDANLATGPCMFPFVFQGKWYKACTTDGRFDGKLWCSLVTNYDENPTWAYCEPSKPASCVFPFKYRNKSYSSCTKEGSFDGQLWCATTPDYDKDSSWKGCSLQEYGGNSNGQPCWFPFTFNNQTFDACTNEDDNGEKNGGYWCSTTPNYDEQKLWSFCADTNLRSGEVLLPDGESTKSCVFPFTYNGKTYTSCTSVGTVNWKYWCSLTSDYNKDRQWKYCEPSDLKKQEDYQP; from the exons ATGGCTCCTGTCATAACTTTCCTCACATGCACCTGGGCTCTTCTGCCACTACTTGTGGCATCTGAAG CCCCTCCAGGCTGTGTTCTCCCATTCCTTTTCAATGGCAGATACTACTCTTCATGCACCACTGATGGCAACCCTGACCAACAGCTGTGGTGTGCCACAACTGAAAACCATGACAAGGATCGTAAATGGAAGCCATGTGCTCTTAGAG AATATGGAGGCAACTCGAATGGAGCAGAATGTGTTTTCCCCTTCAGCTACAAAGGCCATACTTACTACACCTGCACTAACAAATTCGAAATAAAAGGGCGCTACTGGTGTGCTACAACAGGAAGCTATGATAAGGACAAGAAGTGGAGCTTCTGTGCTGACACCA GACTAGATGCAAATTTAGCTACAGGGCCCTGCATGTTCCCTTTCGTCTTCCAAGGCAAGTGGTACAAAGCTTGCACAACAGATGGGAGATTCGATGGGAAGCTCTGGTGCTCTCTTGTCACCAACTACGATGAAAATCCGACGTGGGCATACTGTGAACCCTCAA AACCTGCCTCCTGCGTCTTTCCCTTCAAGTATAGGAACAAGTCATACTCCTCGTGCACCAAAGAAGGAAGTTTTGATGGGCAGCTGTGGTGTGCCACAACTCCAGACTATGACAAAGACAGCAGTTGGAAAGGATGTTCCCTCCAAG AGTATGGAGGGAACTCCAATGGCCAGCCCTGCTGGTTCCCTTTCACCTTCAACAACCAGACATTTGATGCCTGCACCAATGAGGATGACAACGGCGAGAAGAATGGGGGATACTGGTGTTCCACTACTCCAAACTACGATGAGCAAAAGCTATGGAGCTTCTGTGCTGACACAAATTTGAGAAGTGGGGAAGTTTTATTACCAG ATGGAGAATCTACGAAGAGCTGTGTCTTTCCTTTCACCTACAATGGCAAGACTTACACAAGCTGTACATCAGTTGGGACAGTAAACTGGAAGTACTGGTGCTCTCTCACCAGCGACTATAATAAAGATCGCCAGTGGAAATACTGCGAACCTTCAG ATTTGAAAAAACAAGAAGATTATCAGCCATAA